A part of Bacteroidia bacterium genomic DNA contains:
- the msrA gene encoding peptide-methionine (S)-S-oxide reductase MsrA, giving the protein MNTNISPNAETATLAGGCFWCIEAVFLEVEGVESVVSGYTGGHKPNPTYEQVCTGSTGHAEAVQIKFNPDKITYKEILEIFFAVHDPTTLNRQGNDIGTQYRSAIFYHTPEQKAIAESVIKEVQKQWQNPIVTELVPAQTFYKAEDYHQNYYNLHPNQGYCAVVISPKLAKFRKMFKDKLKKS; this is encoded by the coding sequence GCCGAAACAGCTACGCTTGCAGGTGGCTGCTTCTGGTGCATTGAAGCAGTCTTTCTTGAAGTAGAAGGCGTAGAAAGTGTAGTATCAGGTTATACAGGTGGACACAAACCTAACCCTACCTACGAACAAGTCTGTACAGGTAGTACAGGACACGCCGAAGCTGTCCAAATTAAGTTTAACCCTGACAAAATTACTTACAAAGAAATTTTAGAAATATTTTTTGCAGTACACGACCCTACCACTCTCAACAGACAAGGGAATGATATCGGTACACAGTACCGTTCTGCTATATTTTACCATACACCTGAACAAAAAGCTATTGCCGAATCGGTAATTAAAGAAGTACAAAAACAATGGCAAAACCCTATTGTTACTGAACTTGTACCCGCGCAGACCTTTTACAAAGCTGAAGACTATCATCAAAACTATTACAATTTACATCCTAATCAAGGATATTGTGCAGTAGTTATTAGTCCAAAATTAGCTAAATTCAGAAAAATGTTCAAGGATAAGCTTAAAAAATCATGA